The Immundisolibacter sp. genome includes a region encoding these proteins:
- the cysE gene encoding serine O-acetyltransferase: MLNRLREDIDCVFARDPAARNRFEVFTTYPGLHALWLHRLAHWLWGLNLRWPARAVAYLSRFLTGIEIHPGARIGRRFFIDHGMGVVIGETAEIGDDCTLYHGVTLGGTTWEKGKRHPTLENDVVVGAGAKILGPITMGQGARVGSNSVVVKDVPAGATVVGIPGRIVVADAERRRETAARIGFAAYGLRGDLPDPVSRSLDTVLDHIEAIEERMAKITAALQELGVTPGTDDAAAAHARRDDSQA; the protein is encoded by the coding sequence ATGCTGAACCGCCTGCGAGAAGACATCGACTGCGTGTTCGCCCGCGACCCGGCGGCGCGCAACCGCTTCGAGGTGTTCACCACCTACCCCGGCCTGCATGCGCTGTGGCTGCACCGCCTGGCGCACTGGCTGTGGGGACTGAACCTGCGCTGGCCAGCGCGGGCTGTGGCCTATCTGTCGCGCTTTCTGACCGGCATCGAGATTCACCCCGGCGCGCGCATCGGACGGCGTTTTTTCATCGACCACGGCATGGGCGTGGTGATTGGCGAGACGGCCGAAATCGGCGACGACTGCACGCTCTATCACGGCGTGACCCTGGGCGGCACCACCTGGGAGAAGGGCAAGCGCCACCCCACGTTGGAAAACGACGTCGTGGTCGGCGCCGGGGCCAAGATACTCGGACCGATCACCATGGGCCAGGGCGCGCGGGTCGGCAGCAACTCGGTGGTGGTCAAGGACGTGCCGGCCGGCGCCACCGTGGTCGGCATCCCCGGTCGCATCGTGGTGGCAGATGCCGAGCGCCGGCGCGAAACCGCCGCCCGCATCGGCTTTGCCGCCTACGGCCTGCGCGGCGACCTGCCGGACCCGGTCAGCCGGTCGCTGGACACCGTGCTCGATCACATCGAGGCGATCGAGGAGCGCATGGCCAAGATCACCGCCGCCCTGCAGGAACTGGGCGTCACACCCGGCACGGACGACGCTGCCGCCGCACACGCGCGGCGTGACGACTCCCAGGCTTGA
- a CDS encoding RNA methyltransferase: MTALSHIRIVLVGTTHPGNIGAVARAMHNMALTRLYLVRPKFFPHEEATARAAGADRVLTDAVLCDSLPAAIADCTLVIGASVRARSIELPPLDPRACARQVLEHAATGEAALVFGPEHSGLSNADLDLCQQRVAIPSNPEFASLNLAAAVQVLAYELYRRAGTHQMAAETLSPPATRDEVERLFVHLEQTLKALNFLLPNNPQRSMRRLRALVNRAAPDQNEIQILRGILSATGRAIAAADVKSDP, encoded by the coding sequence ATGACGGCTCTTTCCCATATCCGCATCGTGCTGGTAGGCACCACCCATCCGGGCAATATCGGCGCCGTGGCGCGCGCCATGCACAACATGGCATTGACCCGCCTGTACCTGGTGCGACCGAAATTCTTTCCGCACGAGGAGGCCACTGCCCGCGCCGCGGGCGCCGATCGGGTGCTCACCGACGCCGTGCTGTGCGACAGCCTGCCGGCGGCGATTGCCGACTGCACGCTGGTGATTGGCGCCAGTGTCCGCGCGCGCAGCATCGAGCTGCCGCCCCTGGATCCGCGCGCCTGTGCCCGGCAGGTCCTGGAGCATGCCGCGACCGGCGAAGCGGCGCTGGTGTTCGGTCCGGAGCATTCAGGCCTGAGCAATGCCGATCTGGATCTGTGCCAACAGCGCGTGGCCATACCCAGCAACCCGGAGTTTGCGTCGCTGAACCTCGCCGCCGCGGTGCAGGTGCTGGCCTACGAGCTTTACCGCCGGGCAGGCACGCATCAAATGGCAGCCGAAACGCTCAGCCCGCCGGCCACCCGCGACGAGGTCGAGCGCCTGTTCGTGCACCTGGAGCAGACCCTGAAGGCACTCAATTTCCTGTTGCCGAACAATCCGCAGCGCTCGATGCGCCGCCTGCGCGCGCTTGTCAACCGCGCGGCACCGGACCAGAATGAAATCCAGATCTTGCGCGGCATTCTGTCCGCCACCGGGCGGGCCATCGCGGCCGCCGATGTCAAGAGCGACCCCTGA